The Acomys russatus chromosome 3, mAcoRus1.1, whole genome shotgun sequence genome has a window encoding:
- the Pfn3 gene encoding profilin-3, with protein sequence MGDWKGYISAVLRDQRIDDVAIVGHLDNRCVWASRPGGLLAAISPQEVGVLTGPDRHTFLQTGLSVAGRRCCVIRDYLLAEGDGVLDARTKGLDGRAICVGHTPRALLVLMGRRGVHGGILNKTVHDLIGGLREQCS encoded by the coding sequence ATGGGTGACTGGAAGGGCTACATCAGTGCGGTGCTGCGGGATCAGCGCATCGATGACGTGGCCATCGTGGGCCACTTGGACAATCGCTGTGTGTGGGCATCACGGCCCGGGGGTCTACTGGCGGCCATCTCCCCACAGGAGGTGGGCGTGCTCACCGGGCCAGACCGGCACACCTTTCTGCAGACAGGTCTGAGCGTAGCAGGCCGGCGCTGCTGCGTTATCCGTGACTACCTGCTGGCCGAGGGCGACGGCGTACTGGATGCTCGCACCAAGGGGTTGGATGGGCGTGCGATCTGCGTGGGCCACACGCCACGGGCGCTCCTGGTGCTCATGGGCAGAcgaggtgtacatggaggcatcCTCAACAAGACAGTGCATGATCTGATTGGTGGGCTGCGTGAGCAGTGCTCCTAG